Proteins from one Paenibacillus amylolyticus genomic window:
- a CDS encoding YolD-like family protein yields MASKLSENGIFEGSRLILPEHREAYLAQEEIQRRRGKPVLDDQEMQLIEEAILESYQECRSVTLTVFNPFDDEHIRGVVAAIDKPNRRIKLVRAEEDYSWIKIEEITAASL; encoded by the coding sequence ATGGCGAGTAAATTAAGCGAGAATGGGATTTTTGAAGGATCGAGGCTGATCCTCCCAGAACATCGGGAAGCCTATTTGGCTCAAGAAGAGATACAACGCCGACGCGGAAAGCCCGTATTGGACGATCAGGAAATGCAGCTGATCGAGGAGGCTATCCTGGAGTCATACCAGGAATGTCGATCTGTTACGTTGACCGTGTTCAATCCATTTGACGATGAGCATATAAGAGGAGTCGTGGCGGCGATCGATAAGCCGAACCGGAGGATCAAGCTAGTAAGGGCAGAAGAGGATTACAGCTGGATCAAGATTGAAGAGATTACTGCAGCTTCATTATGA